The genome window CAAGCTAATGCTAGGTTAGGTAGAGATATTTCTTTTTGAACAGCAAATTCTTTTAATTTGTCCACTGTTTCAATTGCTTGCTGGAATTGCTCACCTTGGAATAAAGGAAGCAATTGACGCCAATCTTGTGCGTCCAACTTAAAGTCTTTTGTGAACGAACCACTTAGTAATCCAAATGATAGTGGACCATATGGAATAAAGGAAATATTATTATCAATACTTTTTTCAACTGCTTCTCGTAAATATTCCGGACGGTTATCTGTTTTTACAGTACCATCCTCATACCAATGCTGTGCACCCTTTGTTGCAACGACAAATTCATCTCGTTTAAATTCTTTTAACACTTCACCGACTAACTCTTCAGAACGGCCAAGACCGTAAATCATACATCAGATGGTGCATCTCTTGTAATGGAAAAAGGAAAAACAGACTTTGTGGCACTTGGACGAGCGATAGTGGTTGATCCTCATTGGGTTGAAAAAGTTCAACATAATGAAGATGAAATGATTCGTCATCAATTAACAACATCAGACCAACATACAGCTGTTATACCAACACCTTTATGGGAATTAATTTTAGAGGTAGAGGGATGGTTTCCAGTTGTAAGGTAAGATAACTTTTATTAAGCTATTGTACCTATTCAGAGATAGTTTTAAATGCTTCGATGATAAGCAATCTAATTGTCCTCAGGTTATGATTGGAAGAGCGTAAAAAAGAGCTCTTCCATTTTTTTATGCAAAAATCTTCTTATCCAATAGTAATTCCATCACTAACTCGCCATCAATTACTTCATCTGTCATGGCAAAGCCTGTCTTTTCATAAAATGTTATTGCACCATTATTTTCAGGTACGACAGATAGACGAATACGTTCACAGTCATCATGCTTAGCCTGCAACTCAATTAATTTCTGCATTGCTTGTCTTCCATAGCCTTTACCTTGAAATTTCTCACCTATCATAAAACGGGTGATCCAATGTTTATCGACTGAATTGTATTCCAGTGCGGCTAGTCCTACTACTGTATTCTCATCACATATAGCATAAGGGATAAGGCTTTTATCTACATATGACTGGGCAATCGTAAAGACATTACTCGCTACAAATGATTTTTGACTTTCGGCAACTTCAAGTTTTATACATTCGAAAAAATTATCAGTTGCTACAGCTTTAATCTCGATATTGTAAGGCATCCATCTTCCTCATTTCTTTCAATTTATTAGTCGTTATTTAGATAAAGTGCGAACTAACTTAGGTGAGCAATTGTTCTCTGGCCAGTCCTCCGAAAATACACTTCGCTTTCCGCGGGGGGGCTGGTGAGCCTTCTTGTGCTGACGCACTTCGAAGTCTCAACTAGGCCCTTCCTCCCGCAGGAGTCTTCTTGTATTTTCTACGCTGGGATTTTGCAATTACTGTCATCTTTCTATCTATGATATAAGACGAGAGGGCGATTCCTCTATCATGGCCGTTGATCGCGGTAAGCGACTGTCCGCAGTGGAAATCAACGTAGCTCATAGTTCGCACTTTATATCAACAATTCAATATCATACACATACTGATTCGTTTACATTATACAGGTAATTTCGAATGTATGAAATAATAAAATACTATATAAATGGGCATTTAGGGGAGGGGTATTGTGAAGAGGAAAATTATTATCGTTGCAATTGTTTTTATTATTGTATTGTTATTTGTGTTAATTTTTGCAGTAAATTATTTTTACGGAGAAAGTGTAAAGCGAGGGGTAGAGGTAGAATTATATAGTGGAGATGAGATTGTCGAGGATGTAGCAATTGAGGATCAGATTATCTTAGAAGAGGCGCAGAAGTGGTTCGCTAATCAGGATTTGAAAAATATAGAATTAACCTCTAATGATGATTTGCTCTTAAAAGCGAGATTAATAGAAAATAAAAAATCAACAGGCAAAGCGGTTATTCTCGCACATGGCTACCGTGAACAAAGTGAAAATATGGGGGACTTTGCCAAATTTTATTATGATCAAGGTTCTTCCGAATGAAGTAAAAGGTATTATTGCAGATAGTGGATATACAACGGTAAAAGAGGAATTAAGCCACCAGCTAGAGCATTTATATAATCTTCCATCGTTTCCGTTATTGGATTTAACAAGTCTCTTGACAAAAATTAGGGCTGGCAATTCTTTCGAGGAGGCGTCAGCGATTGAACAGGTGAAACGTAATAAACAATCTTTATTTATTATTCATGGGGAAGAAGACAAGCTTGTACCAACTGAAATGGCTCATCAACTTTTTGCAGCTGCTGGAGGGGAAAAGATATTTGGATAGTCCCTAAAGCAGGTCATACAAAAGGATACACAATTGCCACAACAGAGTATCAAGCACGATTGTTAAACTTTATCAAGACAACATTACAAGAGTGACGATCACTTATCACCTGATACTCGCTGAACTGCAGGTACAGTTTTACGATTTCCTGCTGCAGAGGCAATACTATGCAGTAGCATCCCTACGGTCACTAGTCCTATACCAGCGAAAGAAAGCAGACTTGGAAGTGGCGCACTTAATAAAAGTATTTCGCCGATCAATGCAAACACAACCTCTCCGGATTGGGTTGCTTCCACTCCTGCAAGTTTTTGCGGACTGTTCTGAACGATTTCTGTAGCATAAAAAAATAGTGCAGTTGCAATGATTCCGGATGAAATGGCGACAACAAATGTTTGAATCAGTTGATTTTCACTAGGCAATCCGTGGGCATTCATAGCAAAGATGGAAATTAATATCCAAAATGGCATAGAAGCAATTGTCATCCCAAGAATTCGCTGGAATGTATTTAATTCACCACCAACCAATGCCATCATTTTACGATTGCCTAGTGGGTAGGCAAATGCAGAAATAATTAACGGAACAACACAAAGTATTATATTTATTAATGGGACAGATGATGCGTGTTCGAACTGCATGATAAATACACCTGCGAGAATGATTAACGAAATAAAAATACTTTGCATCGGAATGGCTTGCTTCTTCATTTTATTTAGAAATGGTACGAGTAATGAACCAGCGATGATTGTAATTTGAAAGGTTGCAGCAACGAGCCAACCAGGTCCATAAATGGATGCTAGTGTAAGTGGTGCGTAGAATAATCCGAAACCAATAGTACTCCAAATAAGCCAAGGGACTGGCTGTTTTTTCATATGTAAAATGACTGGCTTTACGTTTTGTTGATAGCCAACGATAATAAAGAGTATAGGCAGCATAAAAATATAGCGCAGTGAGGCACTCCACGCCCAACTACCACCTTCCAATTCCATCGAACGGTTCAAAACAAACGTGACGGAAAAGAATAACGCGCCCAAAACACCAATAACTATTGCTTTCATCCTCTACACCCCTGATTATGGAAACATATATTATAATAGTTTTGTAATCCTAATATACATTATTATTCAATGCAAGCATATTAATTGTTAAAAACTTTATTTGAAATAAGGGTATAGTGAATGTAGAACAACTCCATTTTCGCAAAAAATGCAGGATTTTCGTGATTTATGAAGAATATATTAGTTAAAGTAATCGCTTTATAATCAAGAGAAGAGGTAATATTGATTTTCATTAAATAAGGAAGTGTTCAAGTATGGAAACTTTACCAAATTGGTTCTGGATTATTTACTATATCTTTCTATTTTTCTCATTAGTAACAGGCTTGATAGGATTGGTTAGACAATGGCTAAGTACGCTTTCCGCTTTTACTATTTCCCTATCGTTAC of Oceanobacillus zhaokaii contains these proteins:
- a CDS encoding alpha/beta hydrolase; the protein is MPNFIMIKVLPNEVKGIIADSGYTTVKEELSHQLEHLYNLPSFPLLDLTSLLTKIRAGNSFEEASAIEQVKRNKQSLFIIHGEEDKLVPTEMAHQLFAAAGGEKIFG
- a CDS encoding GNAT family N-acetyltransferase, with amino-acid sequence MPYNIEIKAVATDNFFECIKLEVAESQKSFVASNVFTIAQSYVDKSLIPYAICDENTVVGLAALEYNSVDKHWITRFMIGEKFQGKGYGRQAMQKLIELQAKHDDCERIRLSVVPENNGAITFYEKTGFAMTDEVIDGELVMELLLDKKIFA
- a CDS encoding aldo/keto reductase, encoding MIYGLGRSEELVGEVLKEFKRDEFVVATKGAQHWYEDGTVKTDNRPEYLREAVEKSIDNNISFIPYGPLSFGLLSGSFTKDFKLDAQDWRQLLPLFQGEQFQQAIETVDKLKEFAVQKEISLPNLALAWLLAQDGVDAVIPGGKRKERIRENVQASKIGLSKEELNTLEDILSSY
- a CDS encoding multidrug resistance efflux transporter family protein, translated to MKAIVIGVLGALFFSVTFVLNRSMELEGGSWAWSASLRYIFMLPILFIIVGYQQNVKPVILHMKKQPVPWLIWSTIGFGLFYAPLTLASIYGPGWLVAATFQITIIAGSLLVPFLNKMKKQAIPMQSIFISLIILAGVFIMQFEHASSVPLINIILCVVPLIISAFAYPLGNRKMMALVGGELNTFQRILGMTIASMPFWILISIFAMNAHGLPSENQLIQTFVVAISSGIIATALFFYATEIVQNSPQKLAGVEATQSGEVVFALIGEILLLSAPLPSLLSFAGIGLVTVGMLLHSIASAAGNRKTVPAVQRVSGDK